In a genomic window of Ipomoea triloba cultivar NCNSP0323 chromosome 3, ASM357664v1:
- the LOC116011825 gene encoding UDP-glucuronate:xylan alpha-glucuronosyltransferase 1-like, which yields MEARARSLEDAYKRKLKKIKVMEVMKKPFQFPFPFPKKTAKFKLLALKLVLVCIVIATFFMVISSPVVCRHNHYATHTVSRWIWGLSDPRYVSNLDIDWSEISRVVEKLPEKEKLQGVGLLNFNKTEIRKWKEAIPGANHMALQIDYADRNVTWDSLYPEWIDEEQDDEVPSCPSLPKLQVPRKRVDLIAVKLPCRNEGNWSRDVARLHLQLAAAHLAASAKGNRAVHLIFVTNCFPIPNLFTCKHLVVRQGNVWLYTPDLNALREKLQLPVGSCELALPFGATEVEESARHPKREAYATILHSAHIYVCGAIAAAQSIRLAGSTRDLVILVDETISEYHRSGLETAGWKVRTIQRIRNPKAEKDAYNEWNYSKFRLWQLTDYDKIIFIDADLLILRNIDILFQMPEISATGNNGTLFNSGVMVIEPSNCTFNLLMNHINEFESYNGGDQGYLNEVFTWWHRVPKHMNFLKNFWVGDTEEIKRKKTRLFAADPPILYVLHYLGNKPWLCYRDYDCNWNVDILQEFASDVAHQRWWRVHDTMTEELQQMCLLRSKQKAQLEWDRRQAEAGKYADGHWKIKIRDRRQKKCTDRLCNWKSMLRHWGEKNWTDNPYFHPSPPLLHPRKNKTPKLSAL from the exons AGAAGATGCATATAAAAGAAAGCTAAAGAAAATCAAAGTTATGGAAGTGATGAAGAAGCCTTTCCAATTCCCATTTCCATTTCCAAAAAAGACAGCAAAGTTCAAGCTCCTTGCCTTAAAACTAGTGCTAGTTTGTATTGTAATTGCCACCTTCTTTATGGTTATCTCCTCACCAGTCGTCTGTCGCCACAACCATTATGCAACCCATACTGTTTCTCG GTGGATTTGGGGTTTATCAGATCCTAGATATGTATCGAATTTAGACATTGATTGGAGTGAAATCTCTAGAGTTGTTGAGAAGTTGCCAGAAAAAGAGAAGCTGCAAGGAGTTGGGCTTCTCAACTTCAACAAGACTGAAATCAGGAAATGGAAAGAGGCAATTCCTGGAGCAAATCACATGGCTCTGCAGATAGACTATGCAGACCGTAATGTGACTTGGGATTCGTTGTATCCCGAGTGGATTGATGAGGAGCAAGACGATGAAGTTCCCAGCTGCCCTTCACTGCCGAAGCTCCAAGTGCCAAGGAAACGAGTTGATCTCATTGCAGTTAAGCTCCCATGCAGAAATGAAGGGAACTGGTCCAGAGATGTAGCCAGGCTGCACTTGCAGCTTGCGGCTGCTCATTTAGCTGCTTCTGCTAAAGGCAATCGCGCTGTGCATTTGATTTTTGTCACCAATTGCTTCCCCATTCCTAACCTTTTCACTTGCAAGCACCTCGTTGTGCGCCAAGGCAATGTTTGGTTGTACACACCAGATTTGAATGCTCTCAGGGAAAAACTCCAGCTCCCTGTAGGATCCTGTGAACTTGCTCTCCCATTTGGTGCCACAG AAGTTGAGGAATCAGCAAGGCATCCGAAGCGCGAGGCCTATGCGACAATCCTACATTCAGCTCACATCTATGTGTGTGGAGCCATAGCTGCAGCGCAGAGCATCCGTTTGGCAGGATCCACCCGGGACCTGGTGATTCTTGTGGACGAAACCATTAGTGAGTATCACAGAAGTGGACTTGAAACTGCAGGGTGGAAAGTGAGGACAATCCAGAGAATAAGGAACCCCAAAGCAGAGAAAGATGCATACAACGAGTGGAATTACAGCAAGTTCAGATTGTGGCAGCTCACAGACTACGACAAGATCATCTTCATCGACGCCGATCTGCTTATCCTAAGAAACATAGACATCTTGTTTCAGATGCCAGAGATCTCCGCCACAGGGAACAATGGCACGCTGTTCAACTCTGGGGTGATGGTAATCGAGCCATCAAACTGCACATTCAACCTCCTCATGAATCACATCAACGAGTTCGAGTCCTACAACGGCGGAGATCAAGGCTACTTAAACGAGGTGTTCACGTGGTGGCACCGGGTGCCTAAGCACATGAATTTCCTCAAGAATTTCTGGGTGGGCGACACTGAAGAGATCAAACGCAAGAAAACGCGGCTCTTTGCCGCCGACCCTCCCATCCTCTACGTCCTCCACTACCTGGGAAACAAACCCTGGCTCTGCTACCGCGACTACGACTGCAACTGGAATGTGGACATCCTCCAGGAGTTCGCGAGCGACGTGGCGCACCAGAGGTGGTGGCGCGTGCATGACACCATGACGGAGGAGCTGCAGCAGATGTGTCTTCTCAGGTCGAAGCAGAAGGCGCAGTTGGAGTGGGATAGGAGGCAGGCGGAGGCGGGGAAGTACGCGGATGGGCACTGGAAAATCAAGATTCGTGATCGGCGGCAGAAGAAGTGCACAGACAGGCTGTGCAACTGGAAGAGTATGTTACGCCACTGGGGAGAAAAGAATTGGACGGATAATCCTTACTTCCACCCTTCGCCGCCTCTTTTACACCCACGGAAAAACAAGACACCAAAACTTTCTGCTTTGTGA
- the LOC116012924 gene encoding uncharacterized protein LOC116012924, translating into MGMYSLATGLSTFNNRSAIKVRVIRSYVVLEKKGSADLKSQELVLHDPEGNVIHATIPAKIVPKFSKGFVEGKVYAIKNFYVVSNWHTYKTSMNELRPFDSLKGNSELNEKELIDIIGRVVEVYEPQEKKIGGNNARLIAQEKKIGGNNARLIDFVLEDAHGQKLTCTFWDDHVSKIQHLYEAPSKDPVIVLIQFCRIKRGLRDGEVKICSSYDVTQVLFNLEYPEFINFRDSLTDIGYQTPMRSIASLSSFSFTNTMDESSSNSMELTTIKEIYDNDKYGDFWVAARISGVVNPTEWFYSSCRKPGCYKKLKISEGVNKCFKCFQTWETGILRYKITLRVVDLKGNASFLMWDRECQELIGMPATELYEKSNKNNQPLKQITELAGKTLLFQITAKSDHTAYRNTLFPVLRINNDPQILNEHCSQLLKLEDNACNSNMQISLDDDDFLEGFLSDEAESPIASIPHVAVGDSTEGPVKRWVSSKLEDWRKIVWIS; encoded by the exons ATGGGGATGTATTCTCTGGCTACCGGATTGTCTACCTTCAACAATAGGAGTGCAATAAAGGTTAGAGTAATTCGTAGCTACGTGGTACTGGAAAAGAAAGGCTCTGCTGACCTAAAGAGTCAAGAATTGGTCTTACACGACCCAGAG GGAAATGTCATTCATGCAACTATACCAGCAAAAATTGTTCCAAAGTTTAGCAAGGGTTTTGTAGAAGGCAAAGTGTATGCTATCAAGAACTTTTACGTTGTTTCGAACTGGCATACCTACAAGACCAGCATGAACGA ATTGAGGCCTTTTGATAGTTTGAAAGGTAATTCAGAATTAAATGAGAAAGAGCTCATTG ATATCATTGGTCGGGTTGTTGAAGTCTATGAACCTCAAGAAAAAAAGATTGGTGGAAATAATGCTAGGCTCATAGCTCAAGAAAAAAAGATTGGTGGAAATAATGCTAGGCTCATAGACTTTGTGCTTGAGGATGCCCA TGGCCAGAAGTTAACCTGCACGTTTTGGGACGACCACGTTTCGAAGATTCAGCATTTATATGAAGCTCCTTCCAAAGATCCTGTGATAGTTCTCATACAATTCTGTCGGATAAAAAGAGGGCTCAGAG ATGGTGAGGTCAAGATCTGCTCATCTTATGATGTAACTCAAGTGCTTTTCAATCTGGAATATCCAGAATTTATCAACTTCAGGGACAG TCTTACGGACATAGGATATCAAACACCTATGAGAAGTATAGCATCTCTATCCAGTTTTAGTTTTACCAACACTATGGATGAATCCAGCAGTAACTCTATGGAACTAACCACCATAAAGGAGATCTATGACAATGATAAG TATGGAGATTTTTGGGTGGCCGCAAGGATATCGGGTGTTGTTAATCCGACTGAATGGTTTTATAGCTCCTGTAGGAAGCCGGGATGCtacaaaaaacttaaaatttctGAAGGAGTCAATAAATGTTTCAAGTGTTTTCAGACTTGGGAAACTGGGATTTTAAGGTATAAGATTACACTACGAGTTGTTGACCTGAAGGGTAATGCTTCATTTTTAATGTGGGATAGGGAGTGCCAGGAGTTGATAGGAATGCCAGCAACAGAGCTATATGAAAAGAGTAATAAG AACAATCAGCCATTAAAGCAGATCACAGAGTTGGCAGGCAAGACTTTGCTGTTTCAGATTACAGCAAAGTCAGATCACACAGCCTACCGTAACACTCTATTTCCCGTGCTGAGGATAAACAATGACCCACAGATTCTCAACGAACATTGCAGTCAACTGCTGAAACTAGAAGATAATGCTTGCAACTCTAACATGCAAATCAGtctggatgatgatgattttttGGAG GGTTTTTTAAGTGATGAAGCTGAAAGTCCCATAGCAAGTATTCCTCATGTAGCTGTTGGTGATTCAACTGAGGGACCTGTCAAGAG ATGG GTATCTAGCAAGCTAGAGGACTGGAGGAAAATAGTATGGATATCTTAA